One Streptomyces sp. ML-6 genomic region harbors:
- a CDS encoding Clp protease N-terminal domain-containing protein, with translation MQNRTSRIPQQPALGHAGLDAGLTAELAVVVTGARRRALRDGDRQIDTAHLLHSLIESDPEVRSAFEGGPQLAKVLGYLVQRSIGYGLRWQGSVEDSGAVPVVPDPESLGWDVAAEGWSPSAASAMAEARERAELRGDARPGGLDLLAALAADRECRAVEVLERAGVDAERLAARIPGVVGREAWEADG, from the coding sequence GTGCAGAACCGGACATCGCGGATCCCTCAGCAGCCTGCCCTCGGTCATGCCGGGCTCGACGCCGGCCTCACCGCGGAGCTGGCTGTCGTGGTGACGGGCGCCCGCAGGCGTGCGCTTCGCGACGGTGACCGACAGATCGACACGGCTCATCTGCTGCACTCTCTCATCGAATCGGACCCCGAGGTGCGGTCGGCCTTCGAAGGGGGGCCGCAACTGGCCAAAGTGCTCGGCTACCTCGTCCAGCGCAGCATCGGGTACGGGCTCCGCTGGCAGGGGTCGGTGGAGGATTCCGGTGCCGTTCCGGTCGTCCCGGACCCGGAATCCCTCGGGTGGGACGTCGCGGCGGAGGGCTGGTCGCCCTCGGCCGCCTCGGCGATGGCCGAGGCGCGGGAACGGGCGGAGCTGCGCGGTGACGCACGGCCCGGAGGGCTCGATCTGCTCGCGGCGCTCGCCGCGGACCGCGAGTGCCGGGCCGTCGAGGTGCTGGAACGGGCCGGGGTCGACGCGGAACGGCTCGCCGCCCGGATTCCGGGGGTCGTCGGCCGGGAGGCGTGGGAGGCCGACGGCTGA
- a CDS encoding SRPBCC family protein: protein MAEVSAEARIGAPAEKVWAQLTDFTAYDRWNATHTSFPKGGPETLELSATYEENMKLMGFPAEVTWTVAELETARLLATRGKGPMGVTLAMRYSLIPDGDATTVRIDGEFTGAAVSLMAGKLKDSATAALVESLRRLDGLVT, encoded by the coding sequence ATGGCCGAAGTCAGTGCGGAAGCGCGCATCGGAGCACCGGCCGAGAAGGTGTGGGCCCAACTGACGGACTTCACCGCGTACGACCGGTGGAACGCCACCCACACCAGTTTCCCCAAGGGCGGCCCCGAGACGCTCGAACTCTCGGCCACCTACGAGGAAAACATGAAGCTCATGGGCTTCCCCGCCGAGGTGACGTGGACGGTGGCGGAGCTGGAGACCGCACGCCTGCTGGCCACCCGGGGCAAGGGGCCGATGGGGGTCACGCTCGCCATGCGCTACTCCCTGATCCCTGACGGGGACGCGACCACGGTCCGGATAGACGGCGAGTTCACCGGCGCCGCGGTGTCCCTGATGGCGGGCAAGCTCAAGGACTCGGCGACGGCCGCGCTCGTCGAGTCGCTGCGCAGGCTGGACGGCCTCGTCACCTGA
- a CDS encoding PadR family transcriptional regulator translates to MRSHGHEHEYGHGRGGPHRGFSDFEGHRAAFGQFGPPFGGGPFGGGPFGGGHGRGGGRGRARRGDVRASILALLKDRPMHGYEMIQEIGERSGGAWKPSPGSVYPTLQLLEDEGLIVSESEGGKKLFTLTDAGRTEAESGGEAPWEEAGRGVDWESLNEIRQAGFGLMEAFGQVWKTGSADQRQKALTVINDARKKLYLILADEQ, encoded by the coding sequence ATGCGTTCACATGGACACGAGCATGAGTACGGGCATGGGCGCGGTGGTCCCCACCGTGGATTCAGCGACTTCGAGGGGCACCGGGCGGCCTTCGGGCAGTTCGGGCCGCCGTTCGGTGGCGGGCCCTTCGGGGGTGGCCCCTTCGGTGGCGGGCACGGCCGGGGCGGTGGCAGGGGAAGGGCGCGGCGCGGTGATGTGCGCGCGTCGATCCTGGCGCTGCTGAAGGACCGCCCGATGCACGGGTACGAGATGATCCAGGAGATCGGCGAGCGCAGCGGCGGGGCCTGGAAGCCCAGCCCCGGCTCGGTCTACCCGACCCTCCAGCTGCTGGAGGACGAGGGGCTCATCGTCAGCGAGAGCGAGGGCGGCAAGAAGCTGTTCACGCTCACCGATGCCGGCCGTACCGAGGCCGAGTCGGGGGGTGAGGCGCCCTGGGAGGAAGCCGGGCGCGGCGTCGATTGGGAGAGCCTCAACGAGATCCGGCAGGCCGGCTTCGGTCTGATGGAGGCGTTCGGTCAGGTCTGGAAGACCGGCTCCGCCGATCAGCGCCAGAAGGCGCTCACGGTCATCAACGACGCGCGCAAGAAGCTCTATCTGATCCTTGCCGACGAGCAGTGA